The proteins below are encoded in one region of Bacteroides uniformis:
- a CDS encoding smalltalk protein: MSTKSSAWDKILKVIIAVASALLGAFSAHAMNSGGPF; the protein is encoded by the coding sequence ATGAGTACAAAATCATCAGCCTGGGATAAGATTCTGAAAGTAATCATTGCTGTAGCTTCGGCACTTTTGGGTGCATTCAGCGCACACGCCATGAACAGCGGTGGTCCCTTTTAG
- a CDS encoding N-acetylmuramoyl-L-alanine amidase, which produces MRKIDLIVIHCSATCEDRPFTGQALEAAHRRRGFDGTGYHFYIRRDGQILTTRPVERAGAHARGYNAHSIGIAYEGGLDHYGNPKDTRTEWQRHSLRVLVRALLMDYPEAKVAGHRDLSPDLNNNGEVEPMEWTKQCPCFEVKKEKW; this is translated from the coding sequence ATGAGAAAAATTGATTTGATTGTGATACATTGCAGCGCCACGTGCGAGGACCGTCCCTTTACCGGGCAAGCTCTGGAAGCCGCGCACCGCCGACGTGGATTTGATGGCACGGGCTATCATTTCTACATCCGCCGTGACGGACAAATCCTGACTACCCGCCCGGTCGAGAGGGCCGGCGCCCACGCCCGCGGCTACAATGCCCACTCTATCGGAATCGCCTATGAAGGCGGATTGGACCACTATGGGAATCCCAAAGACACACGCACGGAATGGCAACGCCACTCGCTCCGCGTATTGGTCCGCGCTTTGCTGATGGACTATCCGGAAGCAAAAGTGGCGGGACATCGCGACCTCAGCCCCGACCTGAACAACAACGGAGAGGTGGAACCGATGGAATGGACGAAA